In a single window of the Nocardiopsis composta genome:
- a CDS encoding carbohydrate ABC transporter permease: MAQTIEAAPPGRTGGDPGADRPPRAARRLRLPAPYLLIAPALVILTGVLLWPIVQMVWYSLHGYSTRHLMPNAPAPEFKGLEHYQTLLSDPTFWRILANTVVVCVLMVGITLVLGTLVGILLHKLPKWFSTTVAIGMMLAWATPAISASLVFRWLFMPGRGLVNVTLDRMPDWLVGSGWRDFNWFLEPVPLFSVLIMVIVWQAFPFVAVSVLAGLKSIPHELYEAAKVDGANGWRSFWSVTFPMLRPLFALLLVLQIIWDLRVFTQLFILANSFQNKSVYLLSYYIYQQGFSANPPNYGTGSAIAVVMTLMILAVTAYYLRIMIRQGETR, translated from the coding sequence ATGGCACAGACCATCGAAGCGGCGCCGCCCGGCCGCACCGGCGGCGACCCCGGCGCCGACCGCCCGCCCCGGGCCGCACGCCGCCTGCGCCTGCCCGCGCCCTACCTGCTCATCGCACCGGCCCTGGTCATCCTCACCGGGGTCCTGCTCTGGCCGATCGTGCAGATGGTGTGGTACTCGCTGCACGGGTACAGCACCCGCCACCTGATGCCGAACGCCCCGGCGCCGGAGTTCAAAGGGCTGGAGCACTACCAGACCCTGCTGAGCGACCCCACCTTCTGGCGCATCCTGGCCAACACCGTCGTGGTGTGCGTCCTGATGGTCGGCATCACCCTGGTGCTGGGCACCCTGGTCGGCATCCTGCTGCACAAACTGCCCAAATGGTTCTCCACCACGGTCGCCATCGGCATGATGCTCGCCTGGGCGACCCCGGCGATCAGCGCCTCGCTGGTGTTCCGCTGGCTGTTCATGCCCGGCCGGGGCCTGGTGAACGTGACCCTGGACCGGATGCCGGACTGGCTGGTCGGCTCGGGCTGGCGGGACTTCAACTGGTTCCTGGAGCCGGTGCCGCTGTTCTCCGTGCTGATCATGGTGATCGTCTGGCAGGCGTTCCCGTTCGTCGCGGTCTCGGTGCTGGCCGGGCTGAAGAGCATCCCGCACGAGCTGTACGAGGCGGCGAAGGTGGACGGCGCCAACGGCTGGCGCAGCTTCTGGAGCGTCACCTTCCCGATGCTGCGGCCGCTGTTCGCGCTGCTGCTGGTCCTGCAGATCATCTGGGACCTGCGGGTCTTCACCCAGCTGTTCATCCTGGCCAACAGCTTCCAGAACAAGTCCGTCTACCTGCTCTCGTACTACATCTACCAGCAGGGGTTCAGCGCGAACCCGCCCAACTACGGCACGGGTTCGGCGATCGCGGTGGTGATGACCCTGATGATCCTCGCGGTCACCGCCTACTACCTGCGCATCATGATCAGGCAGGGGGAGACCCGATGA
- a CDS encoding carbohydrate ABC transporter permease, which translates to MTASVSPPRRRRRRPPMALARRAGLYLAGVAVLLFSVFPVYWMVATAFRSQGEIFSAEQTLFPRTLTLEHFDRVVNGRLLPGVDFWQFLANSLTVTLGAVLAGALFSLLAAVAVARFRFRLRTAFIVLLMIIQMVPMEAIIISIFINFRKLQDATGITMLGNLTGILIVYTAVSLPITIMMLRGFVAAVPKELEEAAAIDGATNAVVFWRILMPLVAPGLVAASIFAFITAWNEFVVALTFLGRSTDSFTLPLTLSYYFGRTGTEWGPIMAASTLLTIPVMIFFLFVQRRMVSGLTMGAVKG; encoded by the coding sequence ATGACCGCCTCCGTCAGCCCGCCCCGCCGGCGCCGGCGCCGCCCGCCGATGGCCCTGGCCCGCCGGGCCGGCCTCTACCTGGCCGGCGTCGCGGTACTGCTGTTCTCCGTCTTCCCGGTCTACTGGATGGTCGCCACGGCCTTCCGCTCCCAGGGCGAGATCTTCTCCGCCGAGCAGACGCTCTTCCCGCGCACGCTCACCCTGGAGCACTTCGACCGGGTGGTCAACGGCCGGCTGCTGCCCGGCGTCGACTTCTGGCAGTTCCTCGCCAACAGCCTGACCGTGACCCTCGGCGCGGTCCTGGCCGGCGCCCTGTTCTCCCTGCTCGCCGCGGTCGCCGTGGCCCGCTTCCGGTTCCGGCTGCGCACCGCGTTCATCGTGCTGCTGATGATCATCCAGATGGTGCCGATGGAGGCGATCATCATCTCCATCTTCATCAACTTCCGGAAGCTGCAGGACGCCACCGGGATCACCATGCTCGGCAACCTGACCGGCATCCTGATCGTCTACACCGCGGTCTCGCTGCCGATCACCATCATGATGCTGCGCGGCTTCGTCGCCGCCGTGCCCAAGGAGCTGGAGGAGGCCGCCGCCATCGACGGCGCGACCAACGCCGTGGTGTTCTGGCGGATCCTGATGCCGCTGGTGGCGCCGGGCCTGGTCGCGGCGAGCATCTTCGCCTTCATCACCGCCTGGAACGAGTTCGTGGTGGCGCTGACCTTCCTGGGCCGCAGCACCGACAGCTTCACCCTGCCGCTGACCCTGTCCTACTACTTCGGCCGGACCGGGACCGAGTGGGGACCGATCATGGCCGCCTCCACCCTGCTGACCATCCCCGTGATGATCTTCTTCCTCTTCGTCCAGCGGCGCATGGTCTCCGGACTCACCATGGGCGCGGTCAAGGGGTAG